Below is a genomic region from Pleuronectes platessa chromosome 5, fPlePla1.1, whole genome shotgun sequence.
cataagggaacgtgaaaggaacataagggaacgtgagaggaacataagggaacgtgagaggaacataagggaacgtgagaggaacataagggaacgtgagaggaacataagggaacaTTCCCCtaattctctgtgttttttaaataaggtcaaaggtcacagcagAGCTTtgactctgtgttttttttccacagctGGAGTTCTGGTACAAATACATCAGTGAGTAAACAATCAATATTCACTAATTCATGAACTCTGATCTGGATCGAACCAGATCCGGCAGCTTCTGATCCAGTCGTTTATGATGATGAGTTTTATGAATCTGCTCTTAAATCAACAAAAGCAcatttgaccttttgaccttcaCATGACGACGTGGTAGATCTGAACCCGTGTCGGACGAACCCGTGTCTGAACGGAGGGATCTGCTCTCTGGACCGAGGAGacttcctgtgtctctgtcctcctcagTTCCATGGAAAGACCTGCGAGACAGGTAAACATCACCTGTTCCAACAGAACCAGCCTTGTGTTCTCAGGACACGTTCTATCAAGAACCTGTGGAGCTCCTCAGGATCACGTCCTGGAGCCACTGTGTCTGATGTCATATTAAACTAAtaactgtgatgtcactgtcatGTGAGTATCAATAACGCGACTATGTGATATTGAGTATTTGTTCTGTGTGTAGAGACGTTGGAGTGTCGCTACAGGAATGGAGGCTGTGTGCAGTACTGTAGGGAGCAGACAGGGGGCGCTGGAGTTCAGTGCGGCTGCGCTGACGGATTCAAACTGGAGTCTGATGGACAGAGCTGCTCAGAGACCGGTACAGTTTAGAGTATTATGGTTACTACGATAGCAACTGTACATAGAACCGAGGGTACTGCTATAACTAGTTTACAAAGTAAACTTTTACTCTCACGAGTTAAAGTCAAGGATCTCAGATTTCTTCTTTGCAATCaaaatgttttctcttctcttgaaaggtgctttataaactcattattatgattattatgatatcAAGATGCACATTAAAGAGCTCTTTGATCTTCATCTTCTGTCGGGCGGATCGATTCTCGTTTGTAGCAGAATGTCTTTGTTCTCCACTGTCCAGTGTCGTTCCCCTGTGGTCGCCAGCAGGTGGCAGCGTGGCATCGAGGACGCAGTCTGTGGGACAACATCACCGCAGAGACAGAAGACGACGTCTCACACAGCTGGGACGTCACAGTGAATTCAACCGAGAGTCCAGAGACCAACGTGACGTCCGCAAACACCACCAccgtgaggagggaggagcgaggagggggggtggggacaCGTATTGTGGGCGGGTCTCTGGAGAAACCAGGAAAAAGTCCTTGGCAGGTAGACACGCCCCTAACAACACAGGTACACTTTAATAAAATCACTgtccttcagtgtgtgtgtgtgtccaggttctGATCCGCAGGTCTGACGGGGTGGGGTTCTGTGGAGGGACGCTGGTTTCTGACCGATGGGTCGTCTCCGCTGCTCACTGCTTCGAGGAGGATGCAGACCATGTGACCATAGgtgtgtttggctcctcctcttcctgtaaaCACCTCTAACACCATGTGTACTTGATAACATTTTGAATTTTAAACATGAACAAATCTTTGTGATGATACAGTGCAGTgtgtctctctggtctctctctctctccctctctctctctctctctgtctctctgtctctctctgtctgtctctgtctctctctctctctctctctctctctctgtctgtctgtctgtctctgtctgtctctgtctctctctctgtctctctctgtctgtctctctctgtctctctctgtctctctctctctctgtctgtctctctctctctctctgtctgtctctgtctctctctctctctgtgtgcgtctctgtctgtctctgtctctctctgtctctctctctctctctctctctctctctctctctctgtctctctgtctctctctctctctgtctctctctgtctctctctctctctctgtctctctctctctctctctctgtctctctctctctctgtctctctgtctctctctctctctgtctctctctgtctctctgtctctctgtctctctctctctctctctctctctgtctctctgtctctctctctctctgtctctctctctctgtctctctctctctctgtctctctgtctctgtcctcaggaGACTATGATAAGCAGCGTCCTGACCCAGGTGAGCAGCAGATCCAGATCCTGAAGGTCTATGTCCATCCTCACTTTCACTCGTTCACATT
It encodes:
- the LOC128440520 gene encoding coagulation factor IX isoform X5, encoding MCFVDLEKAYDRVPREKLWEVLREYGKLGRVKMLPTPTLYFLFLCSDIIHCTVFLDQPSAGQILHSSSSSTRRRRANSFLEEILPGNLERECYEEMCSQEEAAEIFQTQETTLEFWYKYINLNPCRTNPCLNGGICSLDRGDFLCLCPPQFHGKTCETETLECRYRNGGCVQYCREQTGGAGVQCGCADGFKLESDGQSCSETVSFPCGRQQVAAWHRGRSLWDNITAETEDDVSHSWDVTVNSTESPETNVTSANTTTVRREERGGGVGTRIVGGSLEKPGKSPWQVLIRRSDGVGFCGGTLVSDRWVVSAAHCFEEDADHVTIGDYDKQRPDPGEQQIQILKVYVHPHFHSFTFDSDIALLLLARPVVRAPTALPVCLPDVHLSHYLLRDEQWGAASGWGLTRFMGRSSRFLRKVSLPVVGHQDCRASTDQVSWTQEWTPAVETVEDRSWLITEEPGF
- the LOC128440520 gene encoding coagulation factor IX isoform X4, which produces MLPTPTLYFLFLCSDIIHCTAGQILHSSSSSTRRRRANSFLEEILPGNLERECYEEMCSQEEAAEIFQTQETTLEFWYKYINLNPCRTNPCLNGGICSLDRGDFLCLCPPQFHGKTCETETLECRYRNGGCVQYCREQTGGAGVQCGCADGFKLESDGQSCSETVSFPCGRQQVAAWHRGRSLWDNITAETEDDVSHSWDVTVNSTESPETNVTSANTTTVRREERGGGVGTRIVGGSLEKPGKSPWQVLIRRSDGVGFCGGTLVSDRWVVSAAHCFEEDADHVTIGDYDKQRPDPGEQQIQILKVYVHPHFHSFTFDSDIALLLLARPVVRAPTALPVCLPDVHLSHYLLRDEQWGAASGWGLTRFMGRSSRFLRKVSLPVVGHQDCRASTDQVITDNMFCAGFLDAGVDACSGDSGGPFVVNYRGTWFLTGVISWGEKCAAEGKYGVYTRVGNFLSWIRDVINMQDVNVTTS
- the LOC128440520 gene encoding coagulation factor IX isoform X6, with the translated sequence MCSQEEAAEIFQTQETTLEFWYKYINLNPCRTNPCLNGGICSLDRGDFLCLCPPQFHGKTCETETLECRYRNGGCVQYCREQTGGAGVQCGCADGFKLESDGQSCSETVSFPCGRQQVAAWHRGRSLWDNITAETEDDVSHSWDVTVNSTESPETNVTSANTTTVRREERGGGVGTRIVGGSLEKPGKSPWQVLIRRSDGVGFCGGTLVSDRWVVSAAHCFEEDADHVTIGDYDKQRPDPGEQQIQILKVYVHPHFHSFTFDSDIALLLLARPVVRAPTALPVCLPDVHLSHYLLRDEQWGAASGWGLTRFMGRSSRFLRKVSLPVVGHQDCRASTDQVITDNMFCAGFLDAGVDACSGDSGGPFVVNYRGTWFLTGVISWGEKCAAEGKYGVYTRVGNFLSWIRDVINMQDVNVTTS
- the LOC128440520 gene encoding coagulation factor IX isoform X3, which encodes MLPTPTLYFLFLCSDIIHCTVFLDQPSAGQILHSSSSSTRRRRANSFLEEILPGNLERECYEEMCSQEEAAEIFQTQETTLEFWYKYINLNPCRTNPCLNGGICSLDRGDFLCLCPPQFHGKTCETETLECRYRNGGCVQYCREQTGGAGVQCGCADGFKLESDGQSCSETVSFPCGRQQVAAWHRGRSLWDNITAETEDDVSHSWDVTVNSTESPETNVTSANTTTVRREERGGGVGTRIVGGSLEKPGKSPWQVLIRRSDGVGFCGGTLVSDRWVVSAAHCFEEDADHVTIGDYDKQRPDPGEQQIQILKVYVHPHFHSFTFDSDIALLLLARPVVRAPTALPVCLPDVHLSHYLLRDEQWGAASGWGLTRFMGRSSRFLRKVSLPVVGHQDCRASTDQVITDNMFCAGFLDAGVDACSGDSGGPFVVNYRGTWFLTGVISWGEKCAAEGKYGVYTRVGNFLSWIRDVINMQDVNVTTS